ATGTACGTTGGTATGGGTGTCTTTCAGGCCTTTGCGGACGTCTTTAAACTTCTGTTCAAGGAAGTTGTATATCCTGCCAAGGCGCATAAGGCGATTTTCGTGATCGCACCGTTGTTGACTTTAGCGCCGTCATTCGCCGCATGGGCCGTCGTGCCCTTTGATGCCAAGCTGGTGTTGTCTAACGCCAATGTTGGCTTGTTGTATTTGTTGGCGATGACTTCGCTAGGTGTCTACGGGATCATTTTGGCTGGTTGGGCTTCTAATTCGAAGTATGCTTTCCTGGGTGCGATGCGTTCGGCCGCTCAGGTGGTCAGCTACGAAATCGCGATGGGTTTTGCCTTGGTGGGTGTGATGATCGCGGCGGGCAGTCTCAATCTGTCTCAGATTGTGATGGCTCAGGCGGGCAGTTCTGGTTTTTTTGATTGGTTCCTGATTCCGTTATTCCCCTTGTTCATTGTGTATTGGGTGTCTGGTGTGGCTGAGACCAATCGTTCTCCGTTTGACGTGGTGGAGGGTGAGTCTGAAATTGTGGCCGGACACATGGTGGAGTACTCCGGCAGCGTATTCGCGCTGTTTTTCCTGGCCGAGTACGCCAATATGATTTTGGTTAGTTTCTTGATCTCGATTTTCTTCCTGGGGGGATGGCTCAGTCCGATCCAGGGTTGGGTGAATGGGAATGTCTCACCGTTGATTGATTGGGTGTGGAATGGTGGTTGGCCTTGGTTGCTGCTCAAGGTGTTGTTTTTTGCCAGCGCTTATATCTGGTTCCGTGCTAGTTTCCCCCGCTATCGCTATGACCAGATTATGCGCCTGGGATGGAAGGTGTTTATCCCGCTGACGATTGTATGGATTGCAGTGACGGCATTAATGGTGTTTTACGGCGTGATTCAAAAGGGCGTTTAAGTGATGAACAAGATGATGCATTACTTCAAGAGCCTGCTGTTACTTGAACTGTTGGCTGGATTATGGCTGACGTTGAAATACACCTTTAAGCCGAAGTACACCGTGTTGTATCCGATGGAGCGGTTCCCACAGTCGCCACGTTTCCGTGGCCTCCATGCGCTGCGTCGCTATCCTAATGGCGAGGAACGTTGCATTGCTTGCAAGCTCTGTGAAGCGGTATGTCCGGCGTTGGCAATTACCATCGATTCTGCCAAACGCGAAGACGGTACCCGTCGTACGACGCGTTACGACATCGACCTGTTCAAATGCATCTTCTGCGGCTTTTGTGAAGAGAGTTGTCCTGTCGACTCGATTGTAGAAACTCACATTCTTGAATATCACTTCGAGAAGCGTGGGGAGAACATTGTTACCAAACCGCAGTTGTTGGCCATCGGTGATCGGTTTGA
This region of Xylella taiwanensis genomic DNA includes:
- the nuoH gene encoding NADH-quinone oxidoreductase subunit NuoH; translated protein: MNAWFLNMVDPLHQWCLGFGDIGVVLWTVLKIVMIAIPLILSVAFYVVWERKLIGWMHVRHGPMYVGMGVFQAFADVFKLLFKEVVYPAKAHKAIFVIAPLLTLAPSFAAWAVVPFDAKLVLSNANVGLLYLLAMTSLGVYGIILAGWASNSKYAFLGAMRSAAQVVSYEIAMGFALVGVMIAAGSLNLSQIVMAQAGSSGFFDWFLIPLFPLFIVYWVSGVAETNRSPFDVVEGESEIVAGHMVEYSGSVFALFFLAEYANMILVSFLISIFFLGGWLSPIQGWVNGNVSPLIDWVWNGGWPWLLLKVLFFASAYIWFRASFPRYRYDQIMRLGWKVFIPLTIVWIAVTALMVFYGVIQKGV
- the nuoI gene encoding NADH-quinone oxidoreductase subunit NuoI; this translates as MNKMMHYFKSLLLLELLAGLWLTLKYTFKPKYTVLYPMERFPQSPRFRGLHALRRYPNGEERCIACKLCEAVCPALAITIDSAKREDGTRRTTRYDIDLFKCIFCGFCEESCPVDSIVETHILEYHFEKRGENIVTKPQLLAIGDRFEAEIAERRTADAAFR